From the genome of Metarhizium brunneum chromosome 4, complete sequence, one region includes:
- the fmp522_1 gene encoding Protein fmp52-2 produces MATAAVFGSTGAVGSQILATLLATDTFSSIKTISRRAPGAQSPKLQALEEADTSKWGGAMASLSPKPGVVFNAVGTTRAAAGGIQNQWKIDHDLCVENARAAKEAGVKTYVFVSSGGTRGFPSSYLPYSKMKIGVEDAIRELDFEHAVILRPGMIIGRETSKAPVLESIVGNLNKLGQWAQDWIGQDQTVIARAAVAAAAAANDGNAPSKYWVVEQADIVRLGRDQWKQ; encoded by the exons atggcgacggccGCCGTGTTCGGGTCCACCGGCGCCGTGGGCTCTCAAATCCTCGCCACGCTCCTGGCCACAGACACATTCTCATCCATCAAGACCATTTCCCGACGAGCCCCCGGCGCGCAGTCGCCCAAGCTCCAGGCTCTCGAGGAGGCAGACACCTCCAAATGGGGCGGCGCGATGGCCTCGCTCTCCCCCAAGCCGGGCGTGGTCTTCAACGCCGTGGGCACCACGAGAGCCGCGGCGGGCGGCATCCAGAACCAGTGGAAGATTGACCACGACCTGTGCGTCGAGAACGCCAGAGCGGCCAAGGAGGCGGGCGTCAAGACGTACGTGTTCGTCTCGAGCGGCGGCACCAGGGGCTTCCCCTCGAGCTACCTGCCGTACTCGAAGATGAAGATTGGTGTCGAGGACGCCATCAGGGAGCTTGATTTTGAACATGCCGTTATCCTGAGGCCCGGGATGATTATCGGCAGAGAAACGTCCAAGGCGCCGGTGCTTGAGAGTATTGTCGGAAACCTGAATAAGCTGGGACAGTGGGCGCAGGACTGGATTG GTCAAGATCAGACCGTCATTGCGAGGGCGGCAgttgctgcggcggcggcggcaaatgATGGAAACGCACCGTCCAAGTATTGGGTTGTCGAACAGGCTGACATTGTTAGGCTGGGCCGAGACCAGTGGAAGCAATAG
- the UGLYAH gene encoding (S)-ureidoglycine aminohydrolase: protein MGDNNVRSYFAPAGGLPPQTQLLTDRAMFTEAYAVIPKGTFSDIVTSSLPFWDQTRLWVIARPLSGFAETFSQYIMEVQPGGGSDRPELDDGAQGVLFVVEGSVTITMADEKHVLAEGGYAYLPPKSGWTLRNTAATTARFHWIRKAYEYVDGLGTPEPLFLNENDIAPCEMLGTNGAWATTRFVDPCDLRHDMHVNIVTFEPGGVIPFAETHVMEHGLYVLQGKAVYRLNQDWVEVEAGDFMWLRAFCPQACYAGGPGKFRYLLYKDVNRHMKLSR, encoded by the coding sequence ATGGGCGACAACAATGTCAGGTCGTACTTTGCTCCGGCAGGCGGACTGCCGCCGCAGACACAGCTTCTCACCGACCGCGCCATGTTTACCGAGGCATACGCCGTGATCCCAAAGGGCACCTTCAGCGACATCGTCACGAGCTCTCTGCCCTTCTGGGACCAGACGAGACTGTGGGTGATTGCCCGTCCGCTGTCGGGCTTCGCGGAAACCTTTTCGCAATACATCATGGAGGTTCAGCCCGGTGGCGGCAGCGACCGCCCCGAACTAGATGACGGCGCACAAGGCGTACTGTTCGTCGTCGAAGGCAGTGTAACCATCACCATGGCAGACGAGAAACACGTCCTCGCCGAAGGCGGCTATGCCTATCTGCCGCCGAAAAGCGGCTGGACCCTACGCAACACAGCTGCCACCACGGCCCGTTTCCACTGGATACGCAAAGCCTATGAATACGTCGACGGGCTTGGTACGCCTGAGCCTCTTTTTCTCAACGAAAATGACATTGCACCTTGCGAAATGCTGGGGACCAACGGTGCTTGGGCAACGACACGCTTTGTCGATCCCTGCGATCTGCGCCatgacatgcatgtcaaCATTGTCACCTTTGAGCCTGGCGGTGTCATCCCGTTCGCGGAAACCCACGTCATGGAACACGGACTCTATGTGCTGCAAGGCAAAGCCGTCTACCGCCTGAATCAGGACTGGGTCGAGGTGGAGGCAGGCGACTTCATGTGGCTGCGCGCCTTTTGCCCGCAGGCGTGCTACGCGGGCGGCCCTGGCAAGTTCCGTTACCTGCTTTACAAGGATGTGAACCGGCACATGAAGCTCTCGAGATAG
- the sdc gene encoding Salicylate decarboxylase, with product MRGKINFEEAFELPTLADSSREQAALYIAPKDLDRYIDHIKHPLGERLQLANSHGIGYTIYSLTVPGIQGIPDPSKAEQHATTVNDWIANEIKDHRDRLGAFAALSMHDAAQAAAELERCVRQHGFHGALLNNYQHAGPDGETYLFYDQPAYDVFWQKCVELDVPVYLHPAAPAGNYYKQMYAQRKHLVGPPLSFANDVSLHLLGLVTNGVFDRFPKLKVVVGHLGEHIPFDFWRISHWLEDVERPLAVGRGDVMSKKDLLYYFRNNIWVTTSGHFSTPTVRYVADYLGPERIMFSVDTPYETIENGVGWFDGEEDALTRALGGEDGYKKVARENAKKLFKLTEYHDCDA from the coding sequence ATGCGCGGCAAGATCAACTTCGAAGAAGCCTTCGAGCTACCAACCTTGGCCGACTCCAGTCGTGAACAAGCCGCTCTGTACATCGCGCCCAAAGACCTCGATCGCTACATCGACCACATCAAACACCCTCTCGGCGAACGCCTCCAACTAGCAAACAGCCACGGGATCGGCTACACCATCTACTCCCTAACGGTGCCCGGCATCCAAGGCATACCAGATCCATCCAAGGCCGAGCAGCACGCCACCACCGTCAACGACTGGATCGCCAACGAAATCAAAGACCACCGCGACCGCCTgggcgcctttgccgccctCTCCATGCACGACGCCGCACAGGCAgccgccgagctggagcGCTGCGTCCGCCAGCACGGCTTCCACGGCGCCCTCCTGAACAATTACCAGCACGCAGGGCCGGACGGGGAGACCTACCTCTTCTACGATCAGCCCGCGTACGATGTATTCTGGCAAAAGTGCGTCGAGCTCGACGTGCCCGTGTATCTGCACCCCGCTGCGCCCGCCGGCAACTACTACAAGCAAATGTACGCGCAGCGCAAGCATCTCGTCGGCCCGCCGTTGAGTTTCGCAAACGACGTCTCGCTGCACCTCCTGGGCCTGGTGACGAATGGCGTCTTCGACCGGTTCCCCAAGCTCAAGGTGGTGGTTGGGCATCTCGGGGAGCATATACCTTTTGATTTCTGGCGCATCAGCCACTGGCTCGAGGATGTCGAGCGTCCGCTGGCGGTTGGGCGGGGTGATGTTATGAGCAAGAAGGATCTGCTTTACTACTTTAGGAACAATATCTGGGTGACGACCAGCGGGCACTTTTCTACGCCGACTGTGCGGTACGTTGCCGATTACTTGGGGCCCGAGAGGATCATGTTCAGCGTGGATACCCCGTACGAGACTATCGAGAATGGCGTGGGGTGGTttgacggcgaggaggacgcATTGACTCGGgcgctgggcggcgaggatggGTATAAAAAGGTCGCGAGGGAGAACGCCAAGAAGCTTTTCAAGCTGACCGAGTACCACGATTGCGATGCTTGA
- the grass gene encoding Serine protease grass: MRCRLLLLLAPLKAWAQQCVCGYANQDACASAPAERADSYTGVAFKGQQGSTDERSEYAAAALPNGKQTGPHEYPFIAAVVYKPAHQRILCGGAIIDEHHILIAAHCVHGLKVDSLGVYIGSNRFNTTGAKLETVAAIHTHPQWDPELLVYDVALLQLRDALTFDRYTTGPICVLDQRKSLDNQKAVAVAWDSATDGGPAVSSLLQATFETHDMASCGAQPSGGPQFCAYSAEAAGCHQGSDDPLLLLQDQSSRRYFAIGISSYGQSCRQYPEVVTDVTQLRPWMQSVLQAAGGKLCK; the protein is encoded by the coding sequence ATGAGGTGTAGGCTACTCTTGCTACTGGCGCCGCTCAAAGCCTGGGCTCAACAATGTGTCTGCGGGTATGCAAATCAAGATGCGTGCGCTTCTGCTCCGGCCGAGCGGGCAGACTCATATACAGGCGTCGCTTTCAAAGGACAACAAGGTAGCACAGATGAGCGCTCAGAatatgctgctgctgccctcCCGAACGGGAAGCAGACCGGACCGCATGAATATCCATTCATAGCCGCCGTGGTATACAAACCGGCGCACCAGAGAATCCTTTGTGGTGGTGCCATTATCGATGAGCATCACATACTCATTGCCGCGCATTGCGTGCACGGCCTGAAGGTAGACAGCCTCGGCGTCTACATCGGATCAAACAGATTCAACACCACGGGAGCCAAGTTGGAGACGGTCGCGGCCATTCATACGCATCCTCAATGGGACCCGGAACTGCTAGTATACGACGTCGCACTGCTTCAGCTGCGAGATGCCTTGACCTTTGATCGATATACGACAGGGCCCATTTGTGTTCTTGACCAACGGAAGAGCCTAGACAACCAAAAAGCAGTTGCGGTGGCGTGGGATTCGGCGACAGACGGAGGACCAGCTGTTTCGTCGCTTTTGCAAGCAACCTTTGAGACCCATGACATGGCATCCTGCGGTGCTCAACCTTCCGGAGGGCCACAATTCTGTGCGTACTCGGCAGAAGCGGCGGGTTGTCATCAAGGCTCAGATGACCCTCTGCTGTTGTTGCAGGACCAAAGTTCCCGGAGATACTTTGCAATAGGGATATCGTCGTATGGCCAAAGCTGTAGACAGTACCCAGAGGTCGTCACCGATGTCACTCAGCTCAGGCCGTGGATGCAGAGTGTCTTGCAAGCTGCCGGCGGGAAACTTTGCAAGTAA